One Glycine max cultivar Williams 82 chromosome 4, Glycine_max_v4.0, whole genome shotgun sequence DNA segment encodes these proteins:
- the LOC100818047 gene encoding serine/threonine-protein kinase STY46 isoform X2, which translates to MGDHTESCNSGIFNSGWNLSPKQRQKVGVYNEVLCRLRELNVPEAMVPGFEDELWAHFYRLPSRYALDMNVERAQDVLMHKRLLDIARAPTTAFGPAVEVRLVQVGSASAGHSSKSLHSNSQSKVCPEDSGIPGNMSFHPPPALGSSTNMELALGESQLQVRDRDNYLNFYAHYARPIHEITISTNDKPKLLSQLTSLLSETGLDIQEAHAFSTIDGYSLDVFVVGGWAVEETEKLKYELAKKVQRLQQPQLKKNGSLPTAKQEQTRMNFIWRIGAGCLRYENKIASGPFSDLYKGTFCNQDVAIKVLKHESLNDNMLREFAQEVYILSKIQHKNVVKFVGACTKPPNLYLVTEYMSGGSMFDFLHKQKTVLALPSLLKVAIDVSEGMKYLHQNDIIHRDLKAANLLIDENGVVKVSDFGVARVHDQSGIMTAETGTYRWMAPEAWMRLFKDTIGSSL; encoded by the exons ATGGGAGATCATACAGAATCTTGCAATAGCGGAATTttcaattctggatggaacctaAGTCCAAAACAGAGGCAGAAGGTTGGAGTTTATAACGAGGTTCTATGTAGACTTAGGGAATTGAATGTCCCAGAGGCTATGGTTCCTGGTTTTGAGGATGAGCTTTGGGCACACTTCTATCGCCTTCCTTCTAG GTATGCATTGGACATGAATGTGGAGAGGGCACAAGATGTTCTTATGCATAAAAGGTTACTGGACATCGCACGAGCCCCAACTACAGCATTCGGGCCTGCAGTTGAAGTCCGTCTTGTACAG GTTGGTTCTGCTTCAGCTGGTCATTCTAGTAAATCCCTTCATTCAAACTCACAAAGTAAAGTTTGTCCTGAAGATTCTGGTATTCCAGGCAACATGAG CTTCCATCCTCCACCGGCTTTGGGTTCGTCAACTAATATGGAACTTGCTCTTGGCGAGAGCCAGTTACAAGTTCGAGACAGGGAtaactatttgaatttttatgcaCATTATGCCCG GCCCATACATGAAATCACAATTTCAACAAATGACAAGCCAAAACTTCTCTCTCAG TTGACATCCTTACTATCTGAGACTGGGTTGGACATTCAAGAAGCACATGCTTTTTCGACAATAGATGGCTATTCATTGGatgtttttgttgttggtggTTGGGCGGTTGAG GAAACAGAGAAGTTAAAATATGAACTAGCTAAGAAAGTTCAGAGGCTCCAG CAAcctcaattgaaaaaaaatgggaGTCTTCCTACTGCAAAGCAAGAGCAAACCAGGATGAACTTTATCTGGAGAATTGGTGCTGGGTGTTtaagatatgaaaataaaattgcatcTGGACCTTTCAGTGATTT GTATAAAGGTACGTTCTGCAATCAAGATGTAGCCATCAAAGTCCTTAAACATGAGAGTTTGAATGACAATATGCTAAGAGAGTTTGCTCAGGAAGTGTATATCCTAAG taaaattcagcacaagaatGTTGTCAAATTTGTTGGCGCTTGTACAAAACCCCCAAACCTTTACCTTGTCACAG AATACATGTCTGGTGGAAGTATGTTTGACTTTTTGCATAAACAGAAGACTGTCCTTGCTCTTCCATCTTTACTCAAAGTAGCCATTGATGTTTCCGAAGGAATGAAATATTTGCATCAGAATGATATCATACATCGGGACCTTAAAGCAGCTAATCTTTTGATAGATGAGAATGGG GTAGTTAAGGTTTCCGATTTTGGTGTAGCTAGAGTGCATGATCAGTCTGGTATCATGACTGCAGAAACTGGAACTTACCGGTGGATGGCTCCGGAG